A genome region from Streptomyces pratensis includes the following:
- a CDS encoding ABC transporter ATP-binding protein, with protein MTEATKGIEKETAPATDVGATTGTGPRSEAAAGRGAALRVEGAGISFGDFRAVQGIDLDIPAGEFLCLLGPSGCGKSTLLSSMAGFVQLSDGSLTANGVPVNGPDPELGMVFQSSEALFDWMTVHQNVAFGPRMRGRSRTEQNRVADEFLGLVGLRHCADRYPGQLSGGMRQRVQIARVLANEPGVVLMDEPFGALDAQTRQVLQQETARIWRASGCTVVFVTHDIDEAILLADRVAVMTAGPAASIKSLYTVDLPRPRDESGPAARRLRDRLREDIGEEVRKAMRDQGLDDRFDREAKGA; from the coding sequence CCGGCAACCGACGTCGGAGCCACCACCGGGACCGGCCCGCGCAGTGAAGCGGCGGCCGGACGGGGCGCGGCTCTGCGCGTCGAAGGAGCGGGCATCTCCTTCGGTGACTTCCGGGCCGTCCAGGGGATCGACCTGGACATTCCAGCCGGCGAGTTCCTCTGCCTGCTCGGTCCGAGCGGCTGCGGCAAGTCGACGCTGCTGTCTTCCATGGCCGGCTTCGTCCAGCTCAGCGACGGGTCGCTCACCGCGAACGGCGTCCCCGTCAACGGCCCCGACCCCGAACTCGGCATGGTCTTCCAGAGCAGCGAGGCCCTCTTCGACTGGATGACGGTGCACCAGAACGTCGCTTTCGGGCCTCGCATGCGCGGCCGCAGCCGCACCGAACAGAACCGGGTGGCCGACGAGTTCCTCGGACTGGTCGGCCTGCGCCACTGCGCGGACCGCTATCCCGGCCAGCTCAGCGGCGGTATGCGCCAGCGCGTCCAGATCGCACGGGTCCTCGCGAACGAACCGGGTGTCGTCCTCATGGACGAGCCCTTCGGCGCGCTCGACGCGCAGACCCGGCAGGTACTGCAACAGGAGACGGCTCGCATCTGGCGGGCGTCCGGCTGCACCGTCGTCTTCGTCACCCACGACATCGACGAGGCGATACTCCTCGCCGACCGGGTTGCCGTCATGACAGCGGGCCCAGCGGCCTCGATCAAGTCCCTGTACACGGTCGACCTGCCGCGTCCGCGTGACGAGTCCGGCCCCGCGGCCCGGCGCCTGCGCGACCGGTTGCGGGAAGACATCGGAGAAGAGGTCCGCAAGGCCATGCGCGATCAAGGACTCGACGACCGTTTCGACCGAGAGGCGAAGGGCGCATGA